A region from the Triticum urartu cultivar G1812 chromosome 1, Tu2.1, whole genome shotgun sequence genome encodes:
- the LOC125539159 gene encoding putative F-box/FBD/LRR-repeat protein At5g56810, whose product MEDDRQGPPGDGAEDLDLDLDLISRLPDELLGTVVSLLPTKDGARTQLLSRRWRPLWRSSMAPLNLIADYHLSEKDSRAALVSRILADPPGPARRFSIQLMFLPESFDEVDGWFRSGTLAGLHQLEATNLRNSYYPLPQHALVRFAPTLRVLSLGGCRFPDLARPPSFPHLNQLILYDVGISESSLQSVISGCLVLQSVSLHNMGFGRFCIRSPTLRSIGFYAPRTQGVTTFQELVIEDAPCLDRLLPIYPDDGPATIRVIRAPKLQILGFLSEGISTLQFGTTVFQKMFAVSLTTKMYTMKILALDSIGPNLDAVIDFLKCFPCLEKLHVISHPQKAMNNVRKFDPLEQIECLELHLKKVVLKNYNADKSPSVDFANFFILNAKVLEEMEIGVLDDGSYRCMCDKWMRDQHRPLQLDNRASQNARIELKRDGKAIPANHGHTHDLSMADPFDKSSCGCGKCVRYS is encoded by the exons ATGGAGGACGACCGGCAGGGGCCACCGGGCGACGGCGCCGAAGATCTCGATCTCGACCTCGACCTCATCAGCCGCCTCCCGGACGAGCTGCTCGGCACCGTCGTCTCGCTCCTCCCCACCAAGGACGGCGCGCGCACGCAGTTACTCTCCCGCCGCTGGCGCCCGCTCTGGCGCTCCTCCATGGCGCCGCTCAACCTCATCGCCGACTACCACCTCTCCGAAAAGGACTCGCGCGCGGCGCTGGTCTCCAGGATCCTCGCCGATCCCCCCGGCCCGGCCCGCCGCTTCTCAATCCAGCTCATGTTCCTGCCGGAGAGCTTCGACGAGGTCGACGGCTGGTTCCGGTCCGGGACCCTCGCCGGCCTCCAccagctcgaggccaccaaccTGCGGAATAGCTACTACCCGCTGCCGCAGCACGCCCTGGTCCGCTTCGCGCCGACGCTGCGCGTGCTCAGCCTCGGCGGTTGCCGGTTCCCTGACCTTGCCCGGCCACCGAGCTTCCCGCACCTCAATCAGCTCATCCTATACGATGTCGGCATCTCGGAGAGCTCTCTGCAAAGTGTGATCTCGGGCTGCCTTGTTCTGCAAAGCGTCTCGCTGCACAACATGGGCTTTGGTCGCTTTTGCATCAGGTCGCCCACCCTCCGGAGCATCGGCTTCTATGCTCCTCGCACACAAGGCGTCACCACTTTCCAGGAGCTGGTAATCGAGGATGCCCCTTGCCTTGATAGATTGCTGCCAATTTATCCAGATGATGGCCCCGCGACTATACGAGTGATTCGGGCTCCTAAACTGCAGATATTGGGTTTTTTGTCGGAAGGCATATCCACACTCCAATTTGGAACGACAGTATTTCAG AAAATGTTTGCTGTCAGCTTGACAACCAAGATGTACACAATGAAGATTTTGGCTCTTGACTCAATTGGCCCTAATCTGGATGCAGTTATTGATTTTCTCAAGTGCTTCCCCTGCTTGGAGAAGCTCCATGTCATT TCGCATCCCCAAAAGGCTATGAATAATGTGCGGAAGTTTGACCCACTCGAGCAAATTGAATGCCTTGAACTCCATCTAAAAAAAGTGGTGTTGAAGAATTACAATGCTGACAAGAGTCCATCAGTCGACTTTGCAAACTTCTTTATTTTGAATGCCAAAGTGCTGGAGGAAATGGAAATCGGAGTTCTTGACGACGGCAGCTACAGATGTATGTGTGACAAATGGATGCGTGATCAACATAGGCCGCTTCAGTTGGATAACAGAGCTTCTCAAAATGCTCGAATTGAACTAAAAAGGGATGGAAAGGCGATCCCAGCAAACCACGGGCATACCCATGATTTGTCAATGGCTGATCCCTTTGACAAGTCCTCGTGTGGATGTGGTAAGTGTGTTAGATATAGTTAG